The genomic segment acaaaaataataattcacaCGCTAATGAAAAATATCGGAAGTGAATAATTTAGATGAATCAGAAACTTTTTTCGAGAATTTTTCAATAGCTGCGCCTTGAATCAGAAGTATTGGCAATTCACTTTTGAGACTGCGGCTTATACACTTGAATAGAACTAATAAAACTACATAGAATGATGATATTTTCTGCAGAGCACTTTAAAGGatcataaattattaaattactaCAAAAActggcatttttttttattttttacctcAAAATTAGGACCAATGCAAATATTGGGCCCCCCCGTTACATGTACTCCACGATGACCAAGTTTCCCAGTATCTTCCTACATAGTGTGAACATAATCTTAACTCAGAATGAGTGCGCGGTTACTCTTTTCATCGATTTTGTTGAtgatgcttatatatatatattccaactATATcgtattcaaacttttttgcatttttaatttgttgtttcTATCGAATAGTTATAGATCAAGAgtctgatttatttttatcatcgaTGAAACTAAGTGAAGTTGGATTTCGTGGTAAATTCAATTTCCTTTTCGTCTTTTCCGTTATACTAAAAACctatttttaacatttataCTGTTCTAATCACACAGTAAAAGTATATTCGCGCTGGAGTTGATTGTATCGGAGATatgttgaataaatataaaacagttTGACCTGTAACCtcattatttcttatttttattttatttcttcaactttaatatcagaaaaaaatatgttaaaaatttgttttcactCGCTGTCGCAAGGTATTTTACTCACCGATAATGCGTTGACACACGAACCCTTTTGACCCTGTTGCTCCTGTGATACAGTCCCTCGTATGCCATAGAAGATTTGCGTCATAGGTTTTTTGTTCACCAATCGATACACAAGTCTCTGTTCCACTGATATGACTATTTGGTTCTCCTTCATCCCAAAGAGGGAATGAAAGGTTCGTTCCATCGTTCCATTGAAACATCGACTTCGATTTGTCATAAACAAGTCCAATGTAGAATGTGTATGGTTCTCCTGTAATAAAACatatcaaattgttttataCTAGTAGGACACGTTTGGACAAGGGTTTTAGCGATGGTCAAGCGGTTGAAGCGTTAGCTCTAACTGTGTTGGCATTGCAGATTAGGCATCTCAGTTTTAAAAGCCATCCCACGTCACCCCTGGGTGTAATATATTGGTCAGACAATGCCAAACACTAATAGAAGCTCTTtatatattgttagatatcagtggctttTTGTACAGGTCCGCGTTCGCGTCCTTATGAGTCTCACAAGGAACGGACTTATTGCATTACGTTCCTAATGCCATCAACGACCGAAGTTATTATATCGCCGCAATACATACACATTCATTGACTTTTAATActtacaataatgcacgtaccTGATCCATCAGAAATGAGTGCTTTTATAAATCTCTGTGTTATTTCATTCTTTATTAATGCTAATTCGCTAATTCGGGCATGTATGTATTTTAACCGAGCTAACTATGATAAACAAGCATTTTGAACAGAAAGACAATCATAATAAGTTATATATCTAAAACAAGTTTACTTCCAACAGTGATGCCGTATCGTTGCAAGCGTATGGACCAATTCTTCCGCTGTCAACACAAGTTCGGTAACGCTGCCTCATTCCCGGGCATGCACAGCTTCCCCAAGACTCTCATGATCCCCAATTCCAGCCTGCAGAAACATAcagagtaaatttattttgtacaaCTGAGTATTCTGAGAATTTGATATCAGTGAATGTAAATCAAGATGGACTGTTTACAGTACGAGCGGTAGAAACAATGGCTAGGTATATAAATAGTGATAAGATCAAAAGCAGTTAGTTAGTTTTGCTTGCAGTGAATTTATGATATCGTGAAACTGCTTTCTTTATACATAATTTATCCAGTTAAATTTTAAACATTAGACCCAGATAACCCGATTCTCAATTTTCCTtaagaaaatttgctcaaagcaaacttAGTCGCACTCATTCGGAATAAAGAACACTAGTATCTGATAAAAATACGGACGGTCGCTGAAATGCCAAGTGTCACTGACTGCAATTATACAGTATTTTGGTGGAGCAATAAACACCAGCGGATGCCTGCTGATGCGTTACTACAAGCAGTTCAAATCAATGCTATAATGAGCATAATCATGGGCAGTAAATCCTGACATGGTTACAATTTACTAAATTGgcgttaaaatatataaatagttaTTTGCAAAAAGATTATAACTCTTGTGTTTTACAAAGTTCGGACAACCATTTATTGCATAAAAGATTAGGCCGTATTCACAAAACATACATAATCTACAAATTAAGTATACATTTATTACAAACGAAGTTTGTTACCGATAAATCGTTGACCGACAAATCCAGTTGGTGCATTCGCAGCACAATCGACGTCATACCACGGTAGATTTGCATAATACGTGTGCCACCACCCCATAGCAACACAAAGTTGAAGTGGATAATTAGAAGGCTGTCCTGAGTTCCAGTTAGTGTAATTTAGTTCTGAATTGTCATTCCATATGAAGGTATTACTTGTGCCAACTTCCTTCAATCCGATATAAAATCCATAGGGTGGTCCTGTGGATAATGAAATGCTCTAGCTTAGGGTAATAAAACGGTTTGTCGTGTGTAATATTTGTCCTATATAACCATGAATGATTGAGGCTGTTGAACATAATTGGAAACATGTGCGAACACTTGAATACTGAGGAATTAAGAATATTAAGAATTCATAAACCAACATATGAGGATTTCTCGCGCAAATCCCCAAACCGATGAGCAAAGGATTCTAATGACCATGATGATAAACAACCTCAA from the Styela clava chromosome 5, kaStyClav1.hap1.2, whole genome shotgun sequence genome contains:
- the LOC144422799 gene encoding C-type mannose receptor 2-like, which encodes MAMIKTSEIQTFIQNQVSATSGPPYGFYIGLKEVGTSNTFIWNDNSELNYTNWNSGQPSNYPLQLCVAMGWWHTYYANLPWYDVDCAANAPTGFVGQRFIGEPYTFYIGLVYDKSKSMFQWNDGTNLSFPLWDEGEPNSHISGTETCVSIGEQKTYDANLLWHTRDCITGATGSKGFVCQRIIGE